In Micromonospora sp. NBC_01813, the following are encoded in one genomic region:
- a CDS encoding helix-turn-helix transcriptional regulator: MQRKQALAGRQTQLAALDEALRQASTGGRFALVTGAAGSGRTALLDAASDGWRAVGAAVLRVPPQQHGGGTVDGFAALLDVLRDQYGQLANPLLAGPLSAMDALCGDAGSPAPGRLAVLAQETSAAFGLIGRKVATVLVADDADDAPWIVPALAAAVRDNCLVVAASRAGTGRLAALADLVTELTPLDTAVVREMLTRRHGVPVDEAVLPVLGAALGPLAGNPATVLQTTAELARARRLAVVGGHLCLLDPQTPIPLAPEHRLVTAARRRGVVAVRLATMAAVTRFHVDDLPLFADATLGRVDTAGQILDGLVADGVLVVEPDDVVSPSCPALAARLVADAGTGAVTRLHRAYAAAMLRRSGSGVPADRATLADHVTSAGGTLPTDRRTASALVATATEAMEREPDRAADWLGAALRHSGGGPAGEDILARLLRLLVRTGQFARLGEVVRAVPAAGRADLAAAGVLAALHTGAPVGGVLREPPEGWTVPAMVDRWLTATPDPVDLPVGTASEGGTAPLVADAEFALVGRACGTDPLPAADPLLVAGAAGDLAEVFQLVLGDGRYRVPNDGPLAAYHRMLLCRARGDLPGVVSAARQVGLTGGQAPVPRRLARLWAAESLALRGRSEEASAWLASVPDEPPYAALRWWVANGPAGEPATVAEAARRLDAAYRVCQLQLRYGSRIGLDRLLGRAVGIAARFGLAARGAEIARLVDVDVADRRPDTGSVVDRGTIGVVRALMAADLPAAAEAVDVIRTRGDRVGLGYAALDLGRVVGDPLQWLLAALDTAEEIGAPWLRAAAAEAMRARGIRRPRGRTPRTALSPVETQIIELIRYGRTNRQIAVTIRMSEKTVENYLTRLFARTGCRSRVELAAASITSDTLDLAS, translated from the coding sequence ATGCAGCGCAAGCAGGCGTTGGCGGGCCGTCAGACCCAGCTCGCCGCCCTCGACGAGGCGTTGCGGCAGGCATCGACCGGCGGCCGGTTCGCACTGGTGACCGGAGCGGCGGGCAGCGGACGGACCGCCCTGTTGGACGCGGCCAGCGACGGCTGGCGGGCCGTCGGTGCGGCCGTACTGCGGGTGCCGCCGCAGCAGCATGGCGGCGGCACGGTCGACGGTTTCGCGGCGTTGCTCGACGTCCTGCGGGACCAGTACGGGCAACTCGCCAACCCGTTGTTGGCCGGGCCGTTGAGCGCCATGGACGCGCTGTGCGGGGACGCCGGATCACCGGCACCGGGCCGGCTGGCGGTACTGGCCCAGGAGACCTCGGCAGCGTTCGGCCTGATCGGTCGGAAGGTGGCGACGGTGCTGGTCGCCGACGACGCCGACGACGCCCCCTGGATCGTGCCGGCGCTGGCCGCCGCCGTCCGCGACAACTGTCTCGTGGTGGCGGCCAGCCGGGCCGGCACCGGCCGGTTGGCCGCCCTCGCCGATCTGGTCACCGAACTGACCCCATTGGACACCGCAGTGGTACGGGAGATGCTGACCCGTCGGCATGGCGTACCGGTCGACGAAGCCGTGCTGCCGGTGCTCGGCGCCGCGCTCGGCCCGCTGGCGGGCAACCCCGCGACGGTGCTGCAGACCACCGCCGAGCTGGCCCGCGCCAGGCGACTCGCCGTTGTCGGCGGCCATCTGTGCCTGCTGGACCCGCAGACGCCGATCCCCTTGGCGCCCGAACACCGGCTGGTGACGGCGGCCCGGCGGCGCGGCGTGGTGGCCGTACGCCTGGCCACGATGGCCGCCGTCACCCGGTTCCACGTCGACGACCTGCCACTGTTCGCCGACGCGACGCTCGGCCGGGTCGACACCGCCGGCCAGATCCTCGACGGGCTGGTCGCCGACGGGGTGCTGGTGGTGGAGCCGGACGACGTGGTCAGCCCGAGCTGTCCGGCGCTCGCCGCGAGGCTGGTCGCCGACGCCGGCACCGGGGCGGTCACCCGGCTGCATCGGGCGTACGCGGCGGCGATGCTCCGCCGGTCCGGTTCCGGGGTGCCGGCGGACCGGGCGACCCTCGCCGATCACGTCACGTCGGCCGGCGGCACCCTGCCGACCGATCGCCGGACGGCGTCGGCGCTGGTGGCCACGGCCACCGAAGCGATGGAGCGGGAGCCGGACCGGGCAGCCGACTGGCTGGGGGCCGCGCTGCGGCACAGCGGTGGCGGACCGGCCGGCGAGGACATCCTGGCCCGGCTGCTGCGGCTGCTGGTACGCACCGGCCAGTTCGCCCGTCTCGGCGAGGTGGTGCGGGCGGTGCCGGCCGCCGGCCGCGCCGACCTCGCGGCGGCCGGGGTGCTCGCCGCACTCCATACCGGAGCGCCGGTCGGCGGGGTGCTGCGCGAGCCACCGGAGGGCTGGACGGTCCCGGCCATGGTGGACCGGTGGCTGACCGCGACGCCCGACCCGGTCGACCTCCCGGTCGGCACCGCGTCTGAGGGCGGCACCGCGCCGCTGGTCGCCGACGCCGAGTTCGCGCTCGTCGGGCGGGCGTGCGGCACCGACCCTCTCCCGGCGGCCGACCCGTTGCTCGTCGCGGGTGCCGCCGGTGACCTGGCCGAGGTGTTCCAGTTGGTACTGGGTGACGGGCGGTACCGGGTGCCGAACGACGGGCCGCTCGCCGCGTACCACCGGATGTTGCTCTGCCGGGCCCGGGGCGACCTGCCCGGTGTCGTGTCCGCGGCGCGGCAGGTCGGGCTGACCGGCGGTCAGGCGCCCGTGCCGCGCCGGCTGGCCCGGCTCTGGGCCGCCGAATCGCTGGCCCTGCGGGGCCGGTCCGAGGAGGCGTCGGCCTGGCTGGCTTCGGTCCCCGACGAACCACCGTACGCGGCGCTGCGCTGGTGGGTGGCGAACGGCCCGGCCGGTGAGCCGGCCACGGTGGCCGAGGCGGCCCGGCGACTCGACGCGGCCTACCGAGTTTGCCAACTGCAGCTGCGGTACGGCAGCCGGATCGGACTCGACCGCCTGCTGGGCCGGGCAGTCGGGATCGCCGCCCGGTTCGGCCTGGCCGCGCGGGGGGCCGAGATCGCTCGGCTGGTCGACGTGGACGTCGCGGACCGCCGGCCCGATACCGGCAGCGTCGTCGATCGCGGAACGATCGGCGTGGTGCGCGCGCTGATGGCGGCGGACCTGCCAGCCGCGGCCGAGGCGGTCGACGTGATCCGGACCCGGGGCGACCGCGTCGGGCTCGGCTACGCCGCTCTCGACCTCGGCCGGGTGGTCGGGGATCCGCTGCAATGGCTGCTCGCGGCGCTGGACACCGCCGAGGAGATCGGGGCGCCATGGTTGCGCGCCGCCGCCGCCGAGGCGATGCGGGCCCGTGGTATCCGCCGCCCCCGGGGCCGTACACCACGGACCGCGTTGAGCCCGGTCGAGACACAGATCATCGAGCTGATCCGGTACGGGCGCACCAACCGGCAGATCGCCGTCACGATCCGGATGAGCGAGAAGACCGTGGAGAACTACCTGACCCGGCTGTTCGCCCGGACCGGCTGCCGGTCCCGGGTCGAACTGGCGGCGGCGAGCATCACCTCCGACACCCTGGACCTCGCGTCCTGA
- a CDS encoding AAA family ATPase — protein sequence MTATVTSAAAAPPRGPAGSGRPTGAALTLLVGPPGIGRTRALRALRQAAEAAGEPVLEMRLAAPDRDEPWYLAGRVLAGLAPLPARLAAGRARGAVEPPTAALARALRRHRGLTVFVDDAQWADPRSATALLAALHSPDVGQVRCVAAVRSGFGVDVADGVSAAFHRLRAAGLVRIVQVRPVTSAEADTLAAEILNATPHGALRDELRRLSRGRPAALLAAAHGYQGSPAVRVLDRRAYLTDPAATPAIPADHALLVPVRQLAVGTFATARALAVLQPLGLAVPALAARATGRTPAEVDDDLAALRAAGVADEGRRGWRITVPAVAVALTACLGPYERRRLAQVAVEAIWSGAASCVDPDFLPDQTAIAGRLVDPHRATVLLRERAQAVEAARPSAAARWWSAAAELSGVPQDRVEALLADAAAALHVGRHPAARPRLRRLLGEEIGLLSPAARQEVELLELVRVAGVGDAQTAQAVAAGEPWRPGSPQPSPATRAAAMGLLDRWAEAADLLAAAPGGPDPLTEMVTAQVAAVTGRTGTGRSPDHRPPPDTAPGDRRRQVTAALGRYRLAVAVGDPAAADAVLTAAGLTSADLPAPERCLADWQHGRWTEALDAAQASIAAGLVASRLPGPALVHRAGAEVLLGRGWPMRARAMLQASRGLTGPLTHLAASAAAEVELTLGDAPAAAGIAEAALAAAARSGALVGTDELWMVTAELAALRGDRAGALAAADAAATVAAALGSAAGALRAASARLVAGHELARATEVVGLARDLGRPYDLARALERAVRCSGEHPELLAEAYDLYGDLGAVLHRSRVRQAMREHAVAVPGRSDTLAEGEQLLAALVAEGLSNRQLAAVTQSSAKSIEGRLSRLFTRAGYQSRVELAAAVLVGDYRVD from the coding sequence ATGACGGCAACCGTGACATCGGCCGCCGCTGCCCCGCCACGCGGACCGGCCGGTTCGGGCAGGCCGACCGGGGCGGCGCTCACCCTGCTCGTCGGTCCACCCGGGATCGGGCGTACGCGTGCGCTGCGCGCCCTGCGGCAGGCTGCCGAGGCGGCCGGTGAGCCGGTTCTGGAGATGCGGTTGGCGGCGCCCGACCGCGACGAACCCTGGTACCTGGCCGGGCGGGTCCTCGCCGGCCTTGCGCCGCTGCCCGCCCGGCTCGCCGCCGGCCGGGCCCGGGGCGCCGTGGAGCCGCCGACGGCGGCACTTGCCCGCGCGCTGCGCCGCCATCGCGGTCTGACCGTGTTCGTCGACGACGCACAGTGGGCCGACCCGCGTTCGGCCACCGCCCTGCTGGCCGCACTGCACAGCCCCGACGTAGGCCAGGTGCGCTGCGTGGCGGCGGTGCGGTCCGGATTCGGTGTCGACGTCGCCGACGGTGTGTCGGCCGCGTTCCACCGGCTCCGCGCCGCGGGGCTGGTGCGGATCGTCCAAGTCCGCCCGGTCACCTCGGCCGAGGCGGACACGCTGGCGGCGGAGATCCTGAACGCGACACCGCACGGCGCGCTGCGTGACGAACTACGCCGGCTCAGTCGTGGCCGCCCGGCCGCACTGCTCGCCGCGGCGCACGGCTACCAGGGATCACCGGCCGTCCGGGTGCTGGACCGGCGGGCCTACCTGACCGACCCGGCGGCCACCCCCGCGATACCCGCCGACCACGCACTGCTGGTCCCGGTACGTCAGCTCGCCGTCGGTACGTTCGCCACCGCCCGGGCACTGGCGGTGCTGCAGCCGCTGGGCTTGGCCGTACCGGCGCTGGCCGCGCGGGCGACCGGCCGGACCCCGGCCGAGGTGGACGACGATCTGGCGGCGCTTCGGGCAGCGGGTGTCGCGGACGAAGGCCGGCGTGGTTGGCGGATCACGGTGCCGGCGGTGGCGGTCGCCCTGACCGCCTGCCTCGGGCCGTACGAACGGCGACGGCTGGCCCAGGTGGCGGTGGAGGCGATCTGGTCCGGTGCGGCGTCCTGCGTCGACCCCGACTTCCTGCCCGATCAGACCGCCATCGCCGGGCGGCTGGTCGACCCGCACCGGGCCACGGTCCTGTTGCGTGAACGCGCACAGGCCGTGGAGGCCGCCCGCCCGTCGGCGGCCGCCCGCTGGTGGTCGGCGGCCGCCGAGCTCAGCGGCGTGCCGCAGGACCGCGTCGAGGCGCTGCTCGCCGACGCCGCCGCCGCTCTGCACGTCGGCCGTCACCCGGCGGCGCGACCGCGGCTGCGCCGGCTGCTCGGCGAGGAGATCGGCCTGCTGTCCCCGGCGGCCCGCCAGGAAGTCGAGCTGCTCGAACTGGTCCGCGTGGCCGGGGTCGGTGACGCCCAGACCGCGCAGGCCGTCGCGGCCGGCGAGCCGTGGCGTCCGGGTAGCCCGCAGCCTTCCCCGGCGACCAGGGCCGCCGCCATGGGCCTGCTGGACCGCTGGGCCGAGGCGGCCGATCTGCTGGCCGCCGCCCCCGGCGGGCCGGACCCGCTGACCGAGATGGTCACCGCCCAGGTCGCGGCGGTGACCGGCCGGACCGGTACGGGCCGGTCGCCGGACCATCGGCCGCCGCCCGACACGGCACCCGGCGACCGCCGCCGGCAGGTGACCGCCGCCCTCGGCCGGTACCGGCTGGCGGTGGCCGTCGGTGACCCGGCTGCCGCCGACGCGGTGCTGACAGCGGCCGGCCTGACCTCGGCCGACCTGCCGGCACCCGAGCGTTGCCTGGCCGACTGGCAGCACGGGAGATGGACGGAGGCGCTCGACGCGGCACAGGCCAGCATCGCCGCCGGCCTGGTGGCGAGTCGCCTGCCGGGTCCGGCGCTGGTGCACCGGGCCGGCGCGGAGGTGCTGCTCGGCCGAGGTTGGCCGATGCGGGCCCGCGCGATGCTCCAGGCGTCGCGGGGCCTCACCGGCCCGCTCACGCACCTGGCGGCGAGCGCGGCGGCCGAGGTGGAGCTGACCCTCGGGGACGCCCCGGCGGCCGCCGGGATCGCGGAGGCCGCACTCGCCGCCGCAGCCCGGTCCGGCGCGCTAGTCGGCACGGACGAACTGTGGATGGTCACCGCTGAGCTGGCGGCGCTGCGCGGTGACCGGGCGGGCGCCCTGGCTGCGGCGGACGCCGCCGCCACGGTCGCGGCCGCCCTGGGCAGCGCCGCCGGGGCACTGCGGGCGGCCAGTGCCCGGCTCGTCGCCGGCCACGAGCTGGCCCGGGCCACGGAGGTGGTGGGACTCGCTCGGGACCTTGGCCGCCCCTATGACCTGGCCCGGGCCCTGGAACGGGCGGTCCGGTGCAGCGGGGAGCATCCGGAGTTGCTCGCCGAGGCGTACGACCTGTACGGCGATCTCGGGGCGGTTCTGCACCGGTCCCGGGTGCGCCAGGCGATGCGCGAACACGCCGTCGCGGTGCCGGGTCGCTCCGACACGCTCGCCGAGGGTGAACAGCTGCTTGCCGCGCTGGTTGCCGAAGGCCTGTCCAACCGGCAACTCGCCGCGGTCACCCAGAGCAGCGCGAAGAGCATCGAGGGCCGGTTGTCGCGGCTGTTCACCCGGGCCGGCTACCAGTCCCGGGTGGAGCTGGCGGCGGCGGTGCTGGTCGGTGACTACCGGGTCGACTGA
- a CDS encoding sigma-70 family RNA polymerase sigma factor yields MSGIVLTAVDPATRHVPPSGSSPAPTGDEALRIAYETHGPILLNYLLRLTGGNRALAEDVLQETLVRAWNHPEARADDGQWSRGWLITVARRIAIDHIRSSQGRPTERLDEHVEDRHTPVDGTDQLLNRREVRAAVARLPERLRGALIEIYFQEHSVAEAARNLSVPEGTVKSRTFYALRALHEDLTSRGFTL; encoded by the coding sequence GTGAGTGGGATCGTCTTGACTGCTGTGGATCCGGCCACGAGGCATGTGCCTCCCAGCGGTTCGTCGCCTGCCCCGACCGGCGACGAAGCACTCAGGATCGCCTACGAGACGCATGGTCCGATCCTGCTGAACTACCTGTTGCGGCTGACCGGAGGCAACCGTGCTCTGGCGGAGGACGTCCTGCAGGAGACGCTGGTACGCGCCTGGAACCACCCTGAGGCGCGCGCCGACGACGGCCAGTGGAGTCGCGGCTGGTTGATCACTGTGGCCCGCCGAATCGCCATCGACCACATTCGGTCGAGCCAGGGCCGGCCGACCGAGCGGCTCGACGAACACGTCGAGGACCGGCACACGCCGGTCGACGGCACCGACCAGCTGCTGAACCGGCGTGAGGTGCGGGCCGCCGTCGCCCGGCTGCCGGAGCGCCTGCGCGGCGCGCTGATCGAGATCTACTTCCAGGAGCACTCGGTGGCCGAAGCAGCTCGTAACCTGTCCGTTCCGGAGGGCACCGTCAAGTCCCGTACCTTCTACGCACTGCGTGCACTGCACGAGGACCTCACCTCCCGTGGGTTCACCCTCTGA
- a CDS encoding RICIN domain-containing protein, protein MTSKPAPQPSSSPTIKPAPRPRSVVGRAWRSLRTTRQRAEAAVAFTAAVACVVAAGIQVGPALAETKIEGKPVPADVLAAIVVGTTACPALTGPRLAAQLMAASEFEPGARTAYGEGLAGMDAQQWQDWAPWESAQRADVRANVLAMAHRTCAFIGQTRSVGVDGDLWKAAVAAERVGVQQVIDAGGVPDNAREHVDTVVGYANWYADQPQFAETTEPEPAGSAGSAGSAGSVAGQITVPEEYVELVLAAGQVCPDDVSSAQIAAQLMAVSGFDPNLKGSHGGQGIAQFTEAMWDQYRPSRSASVWDPVAAIPALGSAMCDLNNQLSSMKVDDSGSYELALAAYQWGTTAVRAAGGVPRQAAIPQLVDLVAEYLDSYAADDRLVVPSPSPSPSPGPSLPPSPSPSSLSPSPSSSASPSPKPGTASPGPSSPTPSPKPEAPKTTAPPPKVWDPTVRYQFTNVLSGKILEVPGLDSNDTAGTVVQLWKNNRGEDQHWHISDAPDAGWVIITNAFNGKNLAIRHASVENGDKAAIAEPKKDSHYQHWKLLRRADGSYNLINRNSGKALDIIGDDINGSDGTPVNQWTLQDHAVDQRWILSR, encoded by the coding sequence GTGACATCGAAACCCGCGCCCCAGCCCTCGTCGAGCCCCACGATCAAACCCGCACCGAGACCCCGGTCGGTGGTCGGGCGGGCGTGGCGGTCGCTGCGGACCACCCGACAACGCGCCGAGGCGGCGGTGGCCTTCACCGCGGCGGTCGCCTGCGTCGTCGCCGCCGGCATTCAGGTCGGCCCGGCGTTGGCCGAAACCAAGATCGAGGGCAAGCCGGTGCCGGCGGACGTGCTGGCGGCGATCGTCGTCGGGACGACCGCCTGCCCGGCGCTGACCGGACCCCGGCTCGCCGCCCAGTTGATGGCCGCCTCCGAGTTCGAGCCCGGCGCCCGCACCGCCTACGGTGAGGGTCTCGCCGGCATGGACGCTCAGCAGTGGCAGGACTGGGCGCCGTGGGAGTCGGCCCAGCGCGCCGACGTGCGCGCCAACGTGCTCGCTATGGCGCACCGTACCTGCGCGTTCATCGGGCAGACGCGGTCGGTCGGGGTGGACGGTGACCTGTGGAAGGCCGCGGTCGCCGCCGAGCGCGTCGGGGTACAGCAGGTGATCGACGCGGGAGGTGTGCCCGACAACGCCCGGGAGCACGTCGACACCGTGGTCGGCTACGCCAACTGGTACGCCGATCAGCCGCAGTTCGCCGAGACCACCGAGCCGGAGCCGGCTGGTTCGGCCGGTTCGGCTGGTTCGGCTGGTTCGGTCGCCGGGCAGATAACTGTCCCCGAGGAGTACGTCGAACTGGTGCTCGCCGCCGGCCAGGTGTGTCCGGATGACGTGTCCAGCGCGCAGATCGCTGCTCAACTGATGGCGGTCTCCGGGTTCGACCCGAACCTCAAGGGCAGTCACGGGGGCCAGGGCATCGCCCAGTTCACCGAGGCCATGTGGGACCAGTACCGGCCGTCCCGGTCGGCGTCGGTATGGGACCCGGTGGCCGCGATCCCGGCGCTGGGCAGCGCGATGTGTGACCTGAACAACCAGCTGTCCAGCATGAAGGTCGACGACTCGGGCTCCTACGAGTTGGCGCTCGCCGCGTACCAGTGGGGGACCACCGCGGTGCGGGCCGCCGGCGGTGTTCCTCGCCAGGCCGCGATCCCGCAGCTGGTCGACCTGGTGGCCGAGTACCTCGACAGTTACGCGGCCGACGATCGGCTGGTCGTGCCCAGCCCGTCGCCGAGCCCGAGCCCGGGTCCGTCGCTGCCGCCGAGCCCGAGTCCGTCGTCGCTGTCGCCGAGCCCGTCGTCGAGTGCGTCGCCGAGCCCGAAGCCTGGCACCGCCAGCCCTGGGCCGTCGTCGCCGACCCCGTCGCCCAAGCCCGAAGCGCCGAAGACCACGGCGCCGCCACCGAAGGTCTGGGACCCGACGGTCCGCTACCAGTTCACCAACGTGCTCAGCGGCAAGATTCTCGAGGTGCCGGGCCTGGACAGCAACGACACGGCCGGGACGGTCGTGCAGTTGTGGAAGAACAACCGGGGCGAGGACCAGCACTGGCACATCAGCGACGCGCCGGATGCCGGTTGGGTGATCATTACGAACGCGTTCAACGGCAAGAACCTCGCCATCCGGCACGCCTCGGTGGAGAACGGGGACAAGGCGGCCATCGCCGAGCCGAAGAAGGACAGCCACTATCAGCACTGGAAGCTGTTGCGCCGGGCCGATGGCAGCTACAACCTCATCAACCGCAACTCCGGCAAGGCACTCGACATCATCGGAGACGACATCAACGGAAGCGACGGCACGCCGGTCAACCAGTGGACCCTGCAGGACCACGCCGTCGACCAGCGATGGATCCTGAGCAGATGA
- a CDS encoding S8 family serine peptidase, translated as MIRSGGAAMPRVASWIAASVVAVLLVVAATGRSAYANEQVAYYTVAPSHQGKPENLRDIATRLLGDGERWDEVYNLNVGRSQPAGQALTNPDSLRAGWYLVMPWDAAGPGVRYGVLPTEPPPSPAPVTGNPTTSPPRPAAPGSPTRPAPSAGSAQSGGPAQSASPRPSASPSVGPALAGVPPNPGQVPSAPPPPADEGECVAATAASEPSDWGMVRIAADLAWPHSRGHGQLVAIVDSGVDGRSEQLSGRVAIGANIVTGDGRGDVDCLGTGTAMAGLVAAEPATKEETFTGVAPESVVMPVRIVTDEATADPALQATAIEVAVSTGANVIALGAHVDIAADLVAKAVATALSHDIVVVAGAPASGKTGGTATVPAGTIVVGGIGVDGMTAEEYVPGSVDVVAPGVNITTIGANGAPSFTGSGTQYAVAVVAGVAALVRSSHPGLSAAQVAHRVAVTADRMGDAEPDPRYGYGMVNPEAAIVRVLSEEVTPISSGGPAGGAGDSEAVRIAFLLTLLAAFVLTGLLVIRLRRTMRQSPEDGEGLDAQWPQGQPVEPTVATSP; from the coding sequence ATGATCCGGTCGGGCGGCGCGGCGATGCCCCGGGTCGCGAGCTGGATCGCGGCGTCGGTCGTCGCGGTCCTGCTCGTCGTCGCCGCCACCGGGCGGTCGGCGTACGCCAACGAGCAGGTGGCCTACTACACGGTGGCACCGTCGCATCAGGGCAAACCGGAGAACCTTCGCGACATAGCGACCCGGCTGCTGGGCGACGGGGAGCGGTGGGACGAGGTGTACAACCTCAACGTCGGGCGGAGCCAGCCAGCTGGCCAGGCGCTGACCAATCCTGACTCGCTGCGTGCCGGCTGGTACCTGGTGATGCCCTGGGACGCCGCCGGTCCCGGCGTCCGGTACGGCGTACTGCCGACCGAGCCGCCGCCGAGTCCCGCCCCGGTGACCGGTAACCCGACGACGTCGCCACCGCGACCGGCCGCCCCGGGTTCACCGACCCGGCCAGCCCCGTCGGCCGGGTCGGCGCAGTCCGGCGGTCCGGCGCAGTCCGCCAGCCCGCGGCCGTCGGCCAGTCCGTCCGTGGGCCCGGCGCTGGCCGGCGTCCCACCCAACCCGGGTCAGGTGCCGAGCGCACCACCACCACCGGCCGACGAGGGTGAGTGCGTGGCGGCGACCGCCGCGAGCGAACCCTCGGACTGGGGGATGGTGCGGATCGCCGCTGACCTGGCCTGGCCGCACAGCCGGGGACACGGCCAGCTCGTGGCGATCGTCGACTCCGGTGTGGACGGGCGCAGCGAGCAGCTCAGCGGCCGGGTGGCGATCGGCGCGAACATCGTGACCGGTGACGGCCGAGGCGACGTCGACTGCCTGGGCACCGGGACGGCGATGGCCGGTCTGGTGGCCGCCGAGCCGGCGACGAAGGAGGAGACCTTCACCGGAGTCGCGCCCGAGTCGGTGGTGATGCCGGTGCGGATCGTCACCGACGAGGCAACAGCCGACCCGGCGCTGCAGGCCACGGCGATCGAGGTCGCTGTCTCGACCGGGGCCAACGTGATCGCGTTGGGAGCGCACGTCGACATCGCCGCCGACCTGGTGGCCAAGGCGGTGGCGACCGCGTTGTCGCACGACATCGTCGTGGTCGCCGGGGCGCCCGCGAGTGGGAAGACCGGCGGTACGGCCACCGTGCCCGCCGGCACGATCGTCGTCGGCGGCATCGGCGTCGACGGCATGACGGCCGAGGAGTACGTTCCGGGCTCGGTGGACGTCGTCGCCCCCGGGGTGAACATCACCACCATCGGTGCCAACGGTGCCCCGTCGTTCACCGGCAGCGGCACCCAGTACGCGGTGGCGGTGGTCGCCGGGGTCGCGGCCCTCGTCCGTTCGTCCCACCCGGGTCTGTCCGCTGCCCAGGTGGCTCATCGGGTGGCGGTCACCGCCGACCGGATGGGTGACGCCGAGCCGGACCCGCGTTACGGCTACGGGATGGTCAACCCGGAGGCTGCGATCGTCCGGGTGCTATCCGAGGAGGTGACGCCGATCTCCAGCGGCGGTCCGGCTGGTGGGGCGGGCGACAGCGAGGCGGTCCGGATCGCCTTCCTGCTCACCTTGCTGGCGGCCTTCGTGCTGACCGGACTGCTGGTCATCCGGTTGCGGCGGACGATGCGCCAGTCACCGGAGGACGGCGAAGGGCTGGATGCACAATGGCCGCAGGGACAGCCGGTCGAGCCGACAGTCGCCACGTCGCCGTGA
- a CDS encoding zf-HC2 domain-containing protein, translating into MADGGCGEPQLRDALGLYQAGALPDDEVTAVELHLATCGDCLAEAGRVGEAVMMLALLSAADRAELVAEFGAPAGAPARPAVPVPAVSPLPAGASGPAAARVDRATRPGGSAGGPVRPRRGPRRPRRLVLAGAGLAVVLFLLAGVTLGQPMLARLFGAESPTTLVANANATDASTGATLSVTVTDRGDDLGLHAAITGLTVGAPYRFYVTDLDGRSWELAAITGTGRLQEVDTTCPVPIDRLARFSVTAHDGSLAVMAPVELHRSSAPPG; encoded by the coding sequence ATGGCTGACGGCGGGTGTGGCGAGCCGCAGCTGCGCGACGCACTCGGCCTCTACCAGGCGGGTGCGTTGCCCGACGACGAGGTGACCGCCGTCGAGCTTCACCTCGCGACCTGCGGAGACTGCCTGGCGGAGGCCGGTCGGGTGGGCGAGGCGGTGATGATGCTGGCGTTGCTCTCCGCGGCCGACCGCGCCGAACTGGTGGCCGAGTTCGGCGCGCCGGCTGGTGCCCCGGCGCGGCCTGCCGTTCCCGTGCCGGCGGTATCCCCGTTGCCGGCTGGTGCCTCCGGGCCGGCAGCCGCTCGGGTCGACCGCGCCACCCGTCCCGGTGGCTCCGCCGGCGGCCCGGTGCGGCCCCGGCGCGGCCCACGCCGACCACGGCGGCTGGTGCTGGCCGGTGCCGGCCTCGCGGTCGTGCTGTTCCTGCTCGCCGGGGTCACCCTCGGCCAGCCGATGCTGGCCCGGCTGTTCGGAGCCGAGTCACCGACCACGCTGGTCGCCAACGCCAACGCCACCGACGCCTCGACCGGGGCCACCCTGTCCGTGACGGTCACCGACCGCGGCGACGACCTCGGGCTGCACGCCGCCATCACCGGGCTCACCGTCGGGGCACCGTACCGGTTCTACGTCACCGACCTCGACGGGCGCAGCTGGGAACTGGCCGCCATCACCGGAACCGGACGCCTGCAGGAGGTGGACACCACCTGCCCGGTGCCGATCGACCGGCTCGCCCGGTTCAGCGTCACCGCGCACGACGGATCCCTCGCGGTCATGGCCCCGGTGGAGCTGCACCGGTCGTCTGCGCCACCGGGCTGA